One Mixta gaviniae genomic window carries:
- the fetA gene encoding iron efflux ABC transporter ATP-binding subunit FetA, with protein sequence MTTETPLLAVRDVSYRLAEKTLLAPLSFTLRPQEFAWLTGPSGSGKTTLLKIIASLLTPTSGSVTLNGKSSDQLGPEAWRRQVSYCFQTPQLFGDTVYDNLAFPWQIRQQSPQRQALRDSLAQLNLAPDLLDKPIDALSGGERQRVALLRNLQFPPALLLLDEVTSALDAENKARVNALIQQTAQRHAMSVLWISHDAQETADGARIITLSSDREAAQ encoded by the coding sequence ATGACCACGGAAACGCCGCTGCTGGCGGTGCGCGACGTCAGTTATCGGCTGGCGGAGAAAACTCTGCTGGCCCCTCTCTCATTTACCCTGCGCCCGCAGGAGTTTGCCTGGCTAACCGGCCCGTCCGGCAGCGGCAAAACCACTTTACTGAAAATCATCGCCTCGCTGCTGACGCCCACCAGCGGCAGCGTCACGCTGAATGGCAAAAGCAGCGACCAGCTGGGGCCGGAAGCCTGGCGTCGCCAGGTCTCCTACTGCTTTCAAACACCGCAGCTGTTCGGCGACACCGTTTACGACAACCTGGCCTTTCCCTGGCAGATCCGCCAACAGTCGCCGCAGCGGCAGGCGCTGCGCGATAGCCTGGCGCAGCTAAATCTGGCGCCCGATCTGCTGGATAAACCGATCGACGCGCTTTCCGGCGGCGAGCGGCAGCGGGTGGCGCTGCTGCGCAATCTGCAATTTCCGCCCGCGCTGCTGCTGCTGGATGAAGTCACCAGCGCGCTCGATGCGGAGAACAAGGCGCGGGTTAACGCGCTGATCCAACAGACGGCGCAGCGGCACGCCATGAGCGTGCTGTGGATCAGCCACGACGCGCAGGAGACCGCCGACGGCGCACGCATTATTACCCTCTCGTCCGATCGGGAGGCGGCGCAATGA
- a CDS encoding GNAT family N-acetyltransferase produces the protein MSLPTETLRIRDAHADDIAAMQSIYAWHVLYGCASFEETPPDDAEMRARLLKVQSLEMPWLVAEQAGRLLGYCYAAPYRPRPAYRYTLEESIYLRHDLGGRGIGSALLAALIARCEQGPWRQMLAVVGSGRQNGGSLHLHLKLGFREVGVLQEVGFKGGAWRDTLIMQRALSSATRAEE, from the coding sequence ATGTCTCTCCCTACCGAAACGCTGCGTATTCGCGACGCGCACGCCGATGATATCGCTGCGATGCAGTCTATTTACGCCTGGCATGTGCTGTACGGCTGCGCCTCTTTTGAGGAGACGCCGCCCGACGATGCGGAGATGCGCGCGCGGCTGCTCAAGGTGCAGTCGCTGGAGATGCCCTGGCTGGTGGCGGAACAGGCGGGCCGCCTTCTCGGCTACTGCTACGCCGCGCCCTATCGCCCGCGCCCCGCCTACCGCTATACCCTCGAAGAGTCTATCTACCTGCGTCACGATCTCGGCGGACGCGGCATCGGCAGCGCCCTGCTGGCGGCGCTGATCGCCCGCTGCGAACAGGGGCCGTGGCGGCAGATGCTGGCGGTGGTCGGCAGCGGCAGGCAAAACGGCGGATCGCTGCATCTGCACCTGAAGCTGGGATTTCGCGAAGTCGGGGTGCTGCAGGAGGTAGGGTTCAAAGGGGGAGCCTGGCGCGACACGCTGATTATGCAGCGTGCGCTCTCCTCCGCCACGCGGGCGGAGGAGTAA
- a CDS encoding DedA family protein: MHFDINQLIEQYGYLAVVIGCIAEGETFALLGGVIAHEKLLRYSGVVLAVALGGFLGDQLLFYIGRRFGTRILRRFKKHQGKLKRANSMIRRHPVLFIIGVRFMYGFRTIGPIIIGASRLRPLKFLIFNIIGALLWAIIFVTLGYFAGEMITPWLHRLDHHLKHLLWLVGAALFVVLLRLAFRHWSSRRHQD, from the coding sequence TTGCATTTTGATATCAACCAATTAATTGAGCAGTATGGCTATCTGGCAGTGGTGATTGGCTGTATTGCCGAGGGAGAAACTTTCGCGTTGCTGGGCGGCGTGATCGCCCATGAGAAGCTGCTGCGCTACAGCGGCGTCGTTCTGGCGGTGGCGCTCGGCGGCTTTTTAGGCGATCAGCTGCTGTTCTATATTGGGCGGCGCTTCGGCACCCGCATTCTGCGCCGTTTTAAAAAACATCAGGGCAAACTGAAGCGGGCCAACAGCATGATCCGCCGTCACCCGGTGCTGTTTATTATCGGCGTGCGCTTTATGTATGGCTTCCGCACCATCGGGCCGATCATCATCGGTGCCAGCCGCCTGCGCCCGCTGAAGTTTCTGATTTTCAATATTATCGGCGCCCTGCTCTGGGCGATCATCTTCGTGACGCTCGGCTATTTCGCCGGCGAGATGATCACCCCGTGGCTGCACCGGCTCGATCACCATCTTAAGCACCTGCTCTGGCTGGTAGGCGCGGCGCTGTTCGTGGTGCTGCTGCGCCTGGCGTTCCGTCACTGGTCAAGCCGGCGCCATCAGGACTAA
- a CDS encoding SDR family oxidoreductase translates to MPTTKVAVVTASDSGIGKASAIMLAEQGYDIGITWRSDEQGAQETAEAVRKLGRRAEQVQLDLSDPQQGGKALESLIAQLGRIDALVNNAGTNVKADFLDIKFEDWRKVFTVDVDGALICSQIAARQMVKQGEGGRIINITSVHEHTPLPGSVAYTAAKHALGGLTKAMALSLLPHNILVNAVAPGAIATPMNDMENADAHRIPLPHVPAGRPGDTREIASMVAWLCSAWSSYTTGQSFIIDGGFMLANPQFAAAQAGEE, encoded by the coding sequence ATGCCGACAACGAAAGTCGCCGTGGTGACAGCATCAGATTCAGGCATTGGCAAAGCGAGCGCCATCATGCTGGCGGAGCAGGGGTATGATATTGGCATCACCTGGCGTTCCGACGAGCAGGGCGCGCAGGAGACCGCAGAGGCGGTGCGCAAGCTGGGACGCCGCGCCGAACAGGTTCAGCTCGATCTCTCCGACCCGCAGCAGGGCGGCAAAGCGCTGGAAAGCCTGATTGCGCAGCTGGGGCGCATCGATGCGCTGGTGAATAACGCCGGCACCAACGTCAAAGCTGATTTTCTGGATATCAAATTTGAGGACTGGCGCAAGGTGTTCACCGTCGATGTCGACGGCGCGCTGATCTGCAGCCAGATCGCCGCGCGACAGATGGTGAAGCAGGGCGAGGGCGGGCGCATCATCAATATCACCTCGGTGCATGAGCATACGCCGCTGCCGGGATCGGTCGCCTATACCGCTGCCAAACATGCGCTGGGCGGCCTGACCAAAGCGATGGCGCTTAGCCTGCTGCCGCACAATATTCTGGTGAACGCGGTCGCGCCGGGTGCCATCGCCACGCCGATGAACGATATGGAAAACGCCGACGCCCACCGCATTCCGCTGCCGCATGTGCCCGCCGGCCGCCCCGGCGATACGCGCGAGATCGCCAGCATGGTCGCCTGGCTCTGTTCGGCGTGGTCAAGCTATACCACCGGGCAGTCGTTTATCATCGACGGCGGCTTCATGCTCGCCAACCCGCAGTTCGCGGCGGCGCAGGCGGGGGAGGAGTAG
- a CDS encoding Yip1 family protein: MNHVWGLLAHPDREMRDIKRENETVSHHYTHHVLLMAAIPVICALIGTTQLGWRLGAGRTVPLDLSTGLMLAVLFYLLILGGVAVMGRVIHWMARDYPQRPGVQRCTVFAGYVATPLFLSGVVALYPLVWLCVLVGALALLYTGYLLYVGIPELLNIDREESLRFSGSTLAIGILLFEVLLALTVLLWGYGYRLG; this comes from the coding sequence ATGAACCATGTCTGGGGTCTGCTGGCGCATCCCGATCGGGAAATGCGCGATATCAAACGGGAAAACGAAACCGTCTCCCATCATTATACGCACCATGTGCTGCTGATGGCGGCTATTCCGGTGATCTGCGCGCTGATCGGCACCACCCAGCTGGGCTGGCGGCTGGGCGCCGGACGCACCGTACCGCTCGATCTCTCTACCGGGCTGATGCTGGCAGTGCTGTTCTATCTGCTGATTTTAGGCGGGGTAGCGGTGATGGGGCGGGTGATCCACTGGATGGCGCGCGACTATCCGCAGCGTCCTGGCGTGCAGCGCTGTACGGTGTTTGCCGGCTATGTCGCCACGCCGCTGTTTCTCAGCGGCGTCGTGGCGCTCTATCCGCTGGTCTGGCTCTGCGTGCTGGTCGGGGCACTGGCGCTGCTCTATACCGGCTATCTGCTTTATGTCGGCATTCCCGAGCTGCTGAACATCGATCGCGAAGAGAGCCTGCGCTTCTCCGGCTCGACGCTGGCGATCGGCATTCTGCTGTTTGAGGTGCTGCTGGCGCTGACGGTGCTGCTGTGGGGCTACGGCTACCGGCTGGGCTGA
- the dld gene encoding D-lactate dehydrogenase, with the protein MHLHATPASQTLINELRRIVGGSHLLTDPRKTERYRKGFRSGQGDALAVVFPGSLLELWRVLKAAVAADKIILMQAANTGLTEGSTPNGNDYDRDIIIISTLRMDRIYLLDKGKQVLALPGSTLFQLEKMLKPLGREPHSVIGSSCIGASILGGVCNNSGGALVKRGPAYTEMALYAQLDEQGQLKLVNHLGIELGSTPEQILGRLDDETWRESDVRHDARQASDHHYVERVRDVEADTPSRFNADASRLYEASGCAGKLAVFAVRLDTFEAEKKQQVFYIGTNDTGALEDIRRHILAHFNHLPVAGEYMHRDMYDIAEKYGKDTFIMIDRLGTDKMPRFFTLKGRIDAMLSHIPLFRPHFTDRMLQKLSAVFPTHLPKKMKIWRDRYEHHLMLKMSGDGVEEARQFLKDFFREGGGDYFECTDDEGSKAFLHRFAAAGAAVRYHAAHHDEVEDILALDIALRRNDRDWFETLPPEFDDKLVHRLYYGHFMCHVFHQDYIVKKGVDAHALKERMLEILSQRGAEYPAEHNVGHLYQAKPQMKAFYQQLDPTNSFNPGIGKTSKRKHWAGCGCGEEREAD; encoded by the coding sequence ATGCACCTTCACGCTACCCCCGCCAGTCAAACCCTGATTAATGAACTGCGTCGCATCGTCGGCGGCAGCCATCTGCTGACCGATCCCCGCAAAACCGAACGCTATCGTAAAGGCTTCCGCTCCGGCCAGGGCGACGCCCTGGCGGTGGTGTTCCCCGGCTCGCTGCTGGAGCTGTGGCGCGTACTGAAAGCCGCAGTGGCCGCGGATAAAATTATTCTGATGCAGGCGGCCAATACCGGCCTGACGGAAGGATCGACGCCCAACGGCAATGATTACGATCGCGACATTATTATCATCAGCACCCTGCGGATGGACCGCATCTACCTGCTCGATAAGGGCAAGCAGGTGCTGGCGCTGCCGGGCAGCACGCTGTTTCAGCTGGAGAAAATGCTCAAGCCGCTGGGGCGCGAGCCGCATTCGGTGATCGGTTCTTCCTGCATCGGCGCGTCGATTCTCGGCGGCGTCTGCAATAACTCCGGCGGCGCGCTGGTGAAGCGTGGCCCCGCCTACACCGAAATGGCGCTCTATGCCCAGCTGGACGAACAGGGGCAGCTGAAGCTGGTGAACCATCTCGGCATTGAGCTGGGCAGCACGCCCGAGCAGATCCTCGGCCGACTGGATGATGAAACCTGGCGAGAGAGCGACGTACGTCACGATGCGCGCCAGGCGTCCGATCATCACTATGTCGAGCGCGTGCGCGATGTCGAGGCGGACACGCCGTCGCGCTTCAACGCCGACGCCAGCCGCCTGTATGAAGCCTCCGGCTGCGCCGGCAAGCTGGCGGTGTTCGCCGTGCGTCTGGACACCTTCGAGGCGGAGAAAAAGCAGCAGGTGTTCTATATCGGCACCAACGATACCGGGGCGCTGGAGGATATTCGCCGCCATATTCTCGCCCACTTTAACCACCTGCCGGTGGCGGGCGAATATATGCACCGCGATATGTATGACATCGCAGAGAAATATGGCAAAGACACCTTTATCATGATCGATCGGCTCGGCACCGATAAAATGCCGCGCTTCTTCACTTTAAAGGGGCGCATCGACGCGATGCTGAGCCATATCCCGCTGTTCCGCCCGCACTTTACCGACCGCATGCTGCAGAAGCTGAGCGCGGTTTTCCCGACTCACCTGCCGAAAAAGATGAAAATCTGGCGTGATCGCTATGAGCATCACCTGATGCTGAAAATGTCCGGCGATGGCGTGGAAGAGGCGCGTCAGTTCCTGAAGGACTTTTTCCGCGAGGGCGGCGGCGACTACTTTGAATGCACCGACGATGAAGGATCGAAAGCCTTTCTGCATCGCTTCGCCGCTGCAGGTGCTGCGGTGCGCTACCATGCGGCACATCACGATGAGGTGGAGGATATTCTGGCGCTGGATATCGCGCTGCGACGCAACGACCGCGACTGGTTTGAGACGCTGCCGCCGGAGTTCGACGATAAGCTGGTGCATCGCCTCTATTATGGCCACTTTATGTGCCACGTTTTCCATCAGGATTATATCGTGAAGAAAGGGGTGGACGCGCATGCGCTGAAGGAGAGAATGCTGGAGATCCTCAGCCAGCGCGGCGCGGAGTATCCGGCGGAGCATAACGTCGGCCATCTCTATCAGGCGAAGCCGCAGATGAAGGCGTTTTATCAGCAGCTCGATCCCACCAACAGCTTTAACCCCGGCATCGGCAAAACCAGCAAGCGTAAACACTGGGCCGGCTGCGGCTGCGGGGAAGAGAGAGAGGCGGACTAA
- the pbpG gene encoding D-alanyl-D-alanine endopeptidase yields MPAKFRYSLLSLAFLFSAQGLTGQALAASPLSTPAPLSQPQIASGSAMIVDLNTNKVLYASHPDRVRPIASITKLMTAMVVLDAHLPMDEMLKVDISHTAEMRGIFSRVRLNSEISRKNMLLLALMSSENRAAASLAHHYPGGYDAFIRAMNAKARALGMTNTRYVEPTGLSIHNVSTARDLTKLLIASKRYPLLGQLSTTHEDMARFSNPDYVLPFRNTNHLVYKPDWQIQLTKTGFTNQAGHCLVMRTVIKQRPVALVVLDAFGKYTHFADAKRLRDWLETGKSAPVPAAALAYRKQKSSQTASNRSADDSAVE; encoded by the coding sequence ATGCCCGCAAAATTTCGTTATTCGTTGTTGAGCCTGGCTTTTCTTTTTTCCGCGCAGGGCCTGACCGGCCAGGCGCTGGCCGCGTCGCCGTTAAGCACGCCCGCGCCGCTCTCGCAGCCGCAAATCGCCTCCGGCAGCGCGATGATCGTCGATCTGAACACCAACAAAGTGCTGTACGCCAGCCATCCTGACCGCGTCAGGCCGATCGCGTCCATCACCAAGCTGATGACGGCGATGGTGGTGCTGGATGCGCACCTGCCGATGGATGAGATGCTGAAAGTGGATATCAGCCACACGGCGGAGATGCGCGGCATCTTTTCCCGCGTGCGTCTGAACAGCGAAATCAGCCGCAAAAACATGCTGCTGCTGGCGCTGATGTCATCGGAAAACCGCGCCGCCGCCAGCCTGGCGCACCACTATCCGGGCGGCTACGACGCCTTTATCCGCGCGATGAATGCCAAAGCGCGCGCGCTGGGTATGACCAATACCCGCTACGTAGAGCCGACCGGCCTGTCGATCCATAACGTGTCGACCGCCCGCGACCTGACGAAGCTGCTGATCGCCAGCAAACGCTATCCGCTGCTCGGGCAGCTCAGCACCACCCATGAAGATATGGCGCGCTTCAGCAATCCCGACTACGTGCTGCCTTTCCGCAACACCAACCATCTGGTCTATAAACCGGACTGGCAGATCCAGCTGACCAAAACCGGCTTTACCAATCAGGCGGGCCACTGCCTGGTGATGCGTACGGTGATCAAACAGCGCCCGGTGGCGCTGGTGGTGCTGGACGCGTTCGGCAAATATACCCATTTCGCCGACGCCAAACGCCTGCGCGACTGGCTGGAGACCGGCAAATCCGCGCCGGTGCCGGCGGCGGCGCTGGCCTACCGAAAACAGAAATCGTCGCAGACCGCCAGCAACCGCAGCGCGGACGACAGCGCGGTGGAATAA
- the fetB gene encoding iron efflux ABC transporter permease subunit FetB, which yields MNHPTIDNTSLAFACLLVLVALLVSQKEKLGLHKDILWSVTRAVVQLTLVGYVLHALFDISNRWLTLLMVLFICVNAALNARKRSRRIGNAFWMSLAAIGVSTGITLTILVLSGAIAFVPMQVIPISGMIAGNAMVAVGLCYTQLNQRFADNRQKVEEMLSLGAPVKRASATLVRDSIRAALIPTVDAAKTVGLVSLPGMMSGLIFAGIDPLQAIKFQIMVTFMLLSTAAISTIIAAWLGYRRFFNARAQLRL from the coding sequence ATGAATCACCCGACAATCGATAATACCTCGCTGGCGTTCGCTTGCCTGCTGGTGCTGGTGGCGCTGCTGGTCAGTCAGAAAGAGAAGCTGGGGCTGCATAAGGATATTTTATGGAGCGTGACGCGCGCCGTGGTGCAGCTGACCCTTGTCGGCTACGTGCTGCACGCGCTGTTCGATATCAGCAACCGCTGGCTGACGCTGCTGATGGTGCTGTTTATCTGCGTCAATGCGGCGCTGAACGCGCGCAAGCGCAGCCGGCGCATCGGCAACGCTTTCTGGATGTCGCTGGCGGCGATCGGCGTCAGCACCGGCATAACGCTGACCATTCTGGTGCTGAGCGGCGCTATCGCTTTTGTGCCGATGCAAGTGATCCCGATTTCCGGCATGATCGCCGGCAATGCGATGGTGGCGGTAGGCCTCTGCTATACCCAGCTGAACCAGCGTTTCGCCGATAACCGGCAGAAGGTGGAGGAGATGCTCAGCCTCGGCGCGCCGGTGAAGCGCGCCTCGGCGACGCTGGTGCGCGACAGCATTCGCGCCGCGCTGATCCCAACGGTAGACGCGGCGAAAACCGTCGGGCTGGTCAGCCTGCCGGGGATGATGTCAGGGCTGATTTTCGCCGGCATCGATCCGCTGCAGGCGATCAAATTTCAGATTATGGTGACCTTTATGCTGCTCAGCACCGCGGCGATCTCCACCATTATCGCCGCCTGGCTTGGCTATCGCCGCTTCTTCAATGCGCGTGCCCAGCTGCGCCTTTAG
- a CDS encoding DUF3772 domain-containing protein, with protein sequence MSKWLRFMRASLLALLTLAPLYLYAADDGDNQPTATEEEAPVKVNAAVELPKMQKILDKIKGQVSGETNDAQLSQLNDMALELSGNADTLGQALIPQRQQLLAQLAVLGPAPKADSGVKETPEVTRKRATLGNQKQKLDDQIKQAEAIKGGALNLSAQIVNLRRDNLKTQLALNSGSIFGPRFWAPLFGSQQMDGDKLANFRDELADTAALAWEPGWRFGTLLWLAAAVAIATLGRRYGEEFLAWISIHQLPEGRLRRSFLAAAIALTTLAAVVLAFNFIDQVFTRRAEVSDDVQDFVDRLVQLSVFCGLIAGLGRAFLSTRRPSWRLPAISNEVAQALKPFPPLTATLVFIFQTVEALNSSVGTSVGTTILANGMTALLVGATALSISFRSSRVRRRMVQEGQAPEAKSTLVGLIQMAITLVGLAILLSLIVGYVTLARFLSYELVWIGIVCGAFYFLSHLVSDGCETLLSVSNPTGKRIQSSLNIDERHLSQAAALLSALGKTILLLFAAVAVLNGTFGTSTPIELLQKAVEFWGGKGLESLNIVPAHLVNALLCMAIGIYVLRSVRRWLDSDFLPKTTMDTGMRVSLVTLFSNIGYVLVILLTLSTMGVQWNKLAWIVSALSVGIGFGLQEIVKNFISGLILLTERPVKVGDLVSISGIEGDIRRINVRATEIQLGDKSTVIVPNSQLISQNVRNATMGNAQGVVTITLTFPLDIDPVQVREILLAVYNENERILDTPEPSVSFKDLTPQGIVLSVTGNVATQRQIGGAKSDLLFDILTRLRKEGIVLSRPQTMIIEQKNGEMVVKEPQQP encoded by the coding sequence ATGTCAAAGTGGTTACGATTCATGCGGGCGAGCCTGCTGGCGCTATTGACGCTGGCGCCGCTTTACCTTTATGCGGCGGACGACGGCGATAACCAGCCGACCGCCACCGAAGAAGAAGCGCCGGTCAAGGTCAATGCGGCGGTCGAGCTGCCGAAAATGCAGAAGATCCTCGATAAAATTAAAGGCCAGGTTTCCGGCGAAACCAATGATGCGCAGCTGTCACAGCTGAACGACATGGCGCTGGAGCTGTCGGGCAATGCCGATACGCTGGGCCAGGCGCTGATCCCGCAGCGTCAGCAGCTGCTGGCGCAGCTGGCGGTATTAGGGCCGGCGCCGAAGGCGGACAGCGGGGTGAAAGAGACGCCGGAGGTGACGCGTAAACGCGCCACCCTGGGGAATCAGAAGCAGAAGCTGGACGACCAGATTAAACAGGCCGAGGCGATCAAGGGCGGGGCGCTTAACCTCAGCGCGCAGATTGTTAACCTGCGCCGCGACAACCTGAAAACCCAGCTGGCGCTTAATTCCGGCAGCATTTTCGGCCCGCGCTTCTGGGCGCCGCTGTTTGGCTCGCAGCAGATGGATGGCGATAAGCTGGCCAACTTCCGCGATGAGCTGGCGGATACCGCCGCGCTCGCCTGGGAGCCGGGCTGGCGTTTCGGCACGCTGCTCTGGCTGGCGGCGGCGGTAGCTATCGCCACGCTGGGACGACGCTACGGTGAAGAGTTTCTCGCCTGGATCAGCATCCATCAGCTGCCGGAAGGGCGGCTACGCCGCAGCTTCCTCGCCGCGGCGATCGCGCTGACCACCCTGGCGGCGGTGGTGCTGGCGTTTAACTTTATCGACCAGGTTTTTACCCGCCGCGCTGAGGTCTCCGACGACGTGCAGGATTTCGTCGATCGGCTGGTGCAGCTTAGCGTTTTCTGCGGGCTGATCGCCGGGCTGGGTCGTGCATTTCTCTCCACGCGTCGTCCCTCCTGGCGGCTGCCGGCGATCTCTAACGAAGTGGCGCAGGCGCTGAAGCCGTTCCCGCCGCTGACCGCCACCCTGGTGTTTATCTTCCAGACGGTTGAGGCGCTGAACAGCAGCGTCGGCACCAGCGTCGGCACCACCATTCTGGCCAACGGCATGACCGCGCTGCTGGTCGGCGCCACCGCACTCTCCATTAGCTTCCGCTCCAGCCGCGTGCGTCGCCGTATGGTGCAGGAAGGGCAGGCACCGGAGGCGAAATCGACGCTGGTCGGCCTGATCCAGATGGCGATTACCCTGGTGGGGCTGGCGATCTTACTGTCGCTGATTGTCGGCTACGTTACTTTGGCGCGTTTCCTCAGCTATGAACTGGTCTGGATCGGCATCGTCTGCGGTGCCTTCTATTTCCTCAGCCATCTGGTGAGCGACGGTTGCGAAACGCTGCTGTCGGTCAGTAATCCGACCGGCAAGCGCATTCAGTCCTCGCTGAATATCGACGAACGCCACCTGTCGCAGGCGGCGGCGCTGCTCTCGGCGCTGGGCAAAACCATCCTGCTGCTGTTCGCGGCGGTGGCGGTGCTGAACGGCACCTTCGGCACCTCAACGCCGATTGAGCTGCTGCAGAAAGCGGTGGAGTTCTGGGGCGGCAAGGGGCTGGAATCGCTGAATATCGTGCCCGCCCATCTGGTCAACGCGCTGCTCTGTATGGCGATCGGCATCTATGTGCTGCGCTCGGTGCGCCGCTGGCTGGACAGCGATTTCCTGCCGAAAACCACCATGGATACCGGCATGCGCGTCTCGCTGGTGACGCTGTTCAGCAACATCGGCTACGTATTAGTGATCCTGCTGACGCTTTCCACCATGGGGGTGCAATGGAACAAGCTGGCGTGGATCGTCAGCGCGCTGTCGGTCGGTATCGGTTTCGGTCTGCAGGAGATCGTAAAAAACTTTATCTCCGGGCTGATCCTGCTGACTGAGCGGCCGGTGAAGGTGGGCGATCTGGTGAGCATCAGCGGCATTGAAGGGGATATCCGCCGCATCAACGTGCGCGCCACTGAAATCCAGCTCGGCGATAAGTCGACGGTTATCGTCCCGAACTCGCAGCTGATTTCGCAGAACGTGCGCAACGCCACCATGGGCAACGCTCAGGGGGTGGTGACCATTACGCTGACCTTCCCGCTGGATATCGATCCGGTGCAGGTGCGTGAAATTCTGCTGGCAGTTTACAACGAGAACGAGCGCATTCTGGATACGCCGGAGCCGTCAGTAAGCTTCAAGGATCTAACGCCGCAGGGCATCGTGCTGAGCGTGACCGGCAACGTAGCGACGCAGCGTCAAATCGGCGGCGCGAAAAGCGATCTGCTGTTCGATATCCTTACCCGCCTGCGCAAAGAGGGCATCGTGCTGTCGCGTCCGCAGACGATGATCATCGAGCAGAAAAATGGCGAAATGGTGGTGAAAGAGCCGCAGCAGCCGTAA